The Hevea brasiliensis isolate MT/VB/25A 57/8 chromosome 9, ASM3005281v1, whole genome shotgun sequence nucleotide sequence attaaaatttacaattttataataattttaggaATTGTTGAATCCTAAGGCAGGAAAGTGTAGGGTCTGGCTGGGTTTGTAAAATTGTATGGGACAGTCCAATGCAATCTTTAATTTGTGTTGATAATCGATTACAAGGGCACTGCACATATTTTTTTGCCTCGAGCTCATAACCTACGTTGACCCAATTATGGTTTTATAAAGTACATGATTTTATCATTTGTAATCATATCCCAAAATCTAGTTCTTTAATTAGAGTTTATCTTTTcaaatttgatattttaatttgattaaagaAATTGGTATGATTAAGTATCTTTGAAAACTCATAAATATTTGAATTTCCAATTTCTTATTATTATATCAGGAGAATTAATGTATTTGATTAAATATTCCATCACTAACTCAATAATGCAACTAATAAAGCTATAGATGCCACATGTTTTCAAATGGGAATAGCTGCCTTTGCAAGGCAAATCCCCATCACCACAGCTAGCTAAAAGATTGATTCTATTTACAACTTCTTTATCAATAAGTTACAAAGTTGGGCTTCCCACTACCAGGAATGCAGTGAAGATGCTGTATTATCTAGTTTAAGGACCATAGAAATGCTCCATTAGAGAGAGCAGAGAATATACAAATTCTTGATCATCACTTCCAACACCTTTTAATGCTTCTTCAAGAATCCAGGGGCATTAAAAAACTTCAAGTTCCCCACTAAATTAGCTATAAAAAAATCTTCAAAAGTTTGTTTATGTCTATCAATATATATGCTATGCAATGGTGTATATAAAAAATAGAAAACCAGCCCACATCTTTGACCCTTATTTTAATGATTTCTAATCATAATATTTTGCAGCATACTTCTATTTGATAATATTTTCCATTTCCCCAAAATGGGACACCTTGTGTTCCATATTAAATTTCATCCAAATCCTGCTTAGTGCTTGCACCAAAGCTTGTTCTAATACATGGAAAAATAAATACCCCTTTCTTTTGCTTTCCAGGAAAGTGTTATCAAAAGCTAGAGCACTTCTCCCATTATGGCAAAAGAATACTATTATATATGTTGATTATAATCCTTTGTGGGGATTATATATTGGAGAACAAAGAATTATACTACAGTTAATGAGCTATATCTCCTCTTAAGAATTTAGTTGGGAAAAATTCCATAACTTCTGTACTGTACTTATTTCCCTTCTCCTTTCAcccaaattttcaattcaataGTTAATCTTTTTCCTGTAGACATTAATTCTTTTAAAATACTGTTGAGTGGATGTGTTCTGTTATGTGTTTTGTATTAAAGGGCAAGAATGTAGAGAAAGCAACttttgaaaattatatatatcttgaagaaaaaaatattaaaacaataACCCCACTAACGGTAATTAGAAATTTAGAATGTTTTTAAAAGCAAGACATACAGATACCAGACCTAAATTTGCAGCCCCCACAAAGGTACAATCTATGAACATATTAGAGTATGAATTCCATCAACTGGCAAGTATTTAATATTTGAAGTCTGCCTtaacctcaaacccattgtcccAACAAGCTAGGGAGATGTAGTCCCCTACAAGAGTCATCTTTGAACCAGAAATTGTCTATTCACcatttattatttgagttaaagaTCACCCAACATCTCACATGGCTTACAGAGACTGACATTTACACATGTGAATCATGGAagataatttttcaaaaattgggATTACATAAACCAGATTTACAAGAGTCAAATATCCTTGGGAAGATTATTGTCTCTTTCCCAATAAATATTGATATCATCAAAATCCCAATGCCAATTTGACTTATGTGAGAGAAATGGAGCAGGATGGTGACTAAAGAAACCAGGGTTTGCATCCAAAATGCTCAAACAATTGAAAGCCGCCAAGCCGGCTGCTgcataaataattcaatttaaaaattaaattgaattgataaaattaaatcaattaattcTATTTTAACTCAATTTGTATAACTTtgagaaattttttatttttaaatttggtgaattattttctaatattaagtattaataaataaaaatttatcttcACTTTTTAATATTTCAATGGTTAATTTGTTGACTATATTAAAGGATTATACATTAATTAATTGCAAATGAGTTCTAATGATTTGCTCCATATCACCTTCCACAATCCAAGAGGGAGCCTTAAAGGAAAAGTTCTTATGAAAAGCATATTGTGAAAAATTTTATGTGCTAATTGAGTCCATTGAATGGAACATTCAAAAAAAAGTTGTGCttaatcttttaataatttgatttgaaGATAGTGGATTTGCTTTCTATGACAACCCACTAATTGCTCAATTTaatcattattaatattaatacaaTAAATacaaatcaaatttaaaaatttctatcataactttattttttttataaagtaaattttatttaattaatagttacttttaaataaattgataaaatataatttaataattaaaagcataaaaataaaaaccaaactaattaaacaataaacCGAAAAACTATTGTAgttgttaattaatttttattttttgttaatatattattattattttaagataataatgttaaatattaTCGAAAATTAACAATTAAAATAGGTAGAAGAAGAGAGAGTGTTATCTCTCTCTTATTATGTAACCCATTAATTATAATCATAATCCATGAATTATATTTTCATGACAATTAAAAcacttaatttttaaaagttatatattaaataaagtttagttgagttgagttgagttaatctTAATCTCTCAATTATATGTGTACGCAGAATGTgctatattttcaattaaatcaaAAGGTTAATTCAGTGCTTAGAAAGATGAGAAATATTAGAAGTTGATTCATGGAACAATGAGGCAAAAAAACCTTGaaaagaaaattaagaaattatatgTAAGAATCGAAGAAGTAAAGAATAATGACAATGAGAGCAAAAAGGATCGATGAATAAGTtttaattttatgatattaaaattatttttaaaatcgtTTAtactaagaaaattatttttaaaattataaaatttaaaatttaatttattaaaaattatttttaataaaacaaacaaaatttttatttttggctGGAGCCATAGACCAAATACAAAATGTTAGAAGAAAGCACAGGCTTTGCAGATAAAGAAAAACACAGGAACGTACTGCACATCTGCTAGCTTTtctattatatattttcattattaaccTCTTCTCTTATAATTCCAAAGACCATTGACTCCGTCGACACCGCCGAGCACGTCCGGCCGTGTTTCCATCACTTGACATCTCTCCAAGTGGCACCCCTACCACGCTCCGACGTCCGTGCCAGTGCCAATTATTTTAATCATTATATCTTAATCATTTCATTTAGtatagtaattaattaaaatgttaaaattcattcatatatatatattttttttaattttaaatttgaccACGTAGGAATTATTGATTAAGACCCTTACTGGTATATTTGTGAGAGGTGGTAGCTGTAAAGAAAGAGACTGCTGCTACTACTTCACCTCCTTCTTTCATTTCTTGCTCCTTATCTTTCTCCCATCCTTTTGTTTCTTTTTTGCCTTACCTAGCCTAGCTGTTTCCATGAGAGATGGGCAACTGTCAAGCCATAGATGCTGCTGCTTTGGTCATACAGCACCCTTGCGGCAAAATAGAGAGGCTTTATTGGCCAATTTCAGCTAGTGAGGTTATGAGATTGAACCCTGGTCACTACGTTTCTTTGATTATTCCATTGCCTCCTGTATCTGGGGATCAACATAAAGATAATAACCCTGAAAAGAAGACTGTTCAGTTCACTCGTGTCAAGCTTCTCAGGTCTACTGATACTCTTGCACTTGGCCATGCTTATCGCCTTGTTACTACTCAAGGTCAGAATTAATTATACAATGTTTCTTCTTTAAATAATCTCGACCTGTGCTAGTTTTTGTCTTGTGGGTTTTGAGCTTCTAAATATAATCTGCTTATTTCTGGGGGTTCAGAAGTAATGAAGGTGCTGAGGGCAAAGAGGTATGCGAAAATGAAGAGGCAGCAGAATGAATCAGTTGAGAAGCCTCAGACGGCATCGGAGAAGAAGAGTTCAGATTGTGAGGCAGGAAATAAGCCTGCTGATACGGACAAGGATAAGGagagagatcatcaggtatatataataatatactTCCAACTAGGCCTGTATTATTCTAAAGCTTCATTCATTTTATTTTCCCtatcaaattcattttaattttgtgaggaaaaaaatattatttcaacTAAATTTTTGTCCATGAATATAATAGTAGATGGTTATGgagaattttcaaatttcaaccaTTCAAATATTATTATTCAAGTATTTTTCATTCTAGCTTATTAATGAACATTGATCATTCTGATAGTGTTCAAAAAATTTCAGGCGACCAAGAATGAAAGACACCGACCAATGACACCATCAATCACCTCTACTGCACTCAGGACAAAGTCATGGAGCCCCACATTACAAAGCATCTCTGAGGCTGCAAGCTGATGGTGTTTTTATTGAAATCGCTCCAGTGGCACATGAAAAATTCAGTAGATTGCTTCCAACATTTCTGGAGACTACTGCTTATACACAGCGAAATAGATTCATCACTCCATCAAAGGAGACGGGTTAACAGATGTCGAAAGCATTGTCAATCAAAGCTACCAGTTTTAAGCCGTTTTCAAGTAATAAGAAATCTGTATAGCTACAAAAATAGCAATGGATCTACCATTGGGTAACAAGTAATATTTTCTAGCCTTCATATTCTGCAAGCTTATGATCGATCAAGAATAAGAATAGCATAACATAAAAGATATCCTACATAAAAGTATCAATACAGCGAAAATAAGTCAATTATGTAGGTTTGAGTTCCAAGCTTCCCAGTCCTGATCAACATAGTTTTGAGCCCATAACAAGGATTCCCTTGCTGCTAAAGGCGCTCCAGGTAATTTCCTCTCCTTGAGGGCAACCAGCATATCAGTGAATGGCTCCACCAATAATGTTCCAGGTCCTCCATACTCCTTGTGCAAGAAGTCGCTAAATATCTGTTCCAACACTACAAGCCGGTTAGCATCAAAGACAATTTTGGATCTTTGCTTTTATCTCAAACTTCAAACATACAGGTAGCATATGAAGAAATTGCCAACATTGAACTAGACATGCACAAAAAGTTGGAATCAATTGATGGAAGTTGTCCGTATAACAGTGCTTATAATTTTGTCAGGTCCGTTAACTCTTTTGGGGTCAATTACTAACTGTTATCCAGTCAAACAATCGCAGGGTTCCCATGCGATGAGAAAAAGATGGTCGACCAAGTTCAAAAGGAATCAGTACTGAAAGAAACCATAAAACTCAAttagaagaaaataaaattaagttgTGTGGGCTAGGAAAAATAGACTATGGCTTCAATGCTGATTATTATCATCATTTACCTATATTGCCTTAAAATAACAACATCCCATATGATTATCAAGAAGAAGGGAATGGGAATGGAAGTAACCTTTTTATTATCATTCAGTTTCTAGGACCTAAATTTGAGATCAGGCGATGAAGGATTTCTTGTTTCTCATTTCATTACCAATTTAGGCCTAAGAACGCTGGCCTAAATCCTCTATTAAtctaaaaaatacaaaaattataaaGTAAAAATACAAAaacacaaaaatataaattgtacTATTTCCTCACATATGTACCCAAGCATCATCCGCAATTGTTCATTTTGCAAAGTCATTCCTTCGTCTTGGTTATGCTTACACACTGTTGCTTACAAGATAAAATGGCTCCTTTTCCATAATCATTATTACTTAgcaaattcataataaaataaaaactgtATCCACTTCATTTTCTTAAGAATATGAATAGCATGaactatttgatttttcttttcccaAGAGAGGGAAGGGGAGGAGCTTCAAGTTGCTAAAGGGTGTCAACAACTTAAACAATGGAATTTCACAGGGAAAAAAGGAGCAAAAGGGCTACAGCTCTGGCTCTTTTAGGAATAGAAATTTAAATGTCATGTTTACATAGTTGTCCCCTCCCACCACTAAAGCGTAGAGAGAAAGAAGGGGACTTTACACTATTAAAGGATGTCAACTTCCCAGGGCCACAAACCAAAAGTTACCATCTTATTTACATAGCTGCCTCACAATTTGTTTTAGCAATGACTGCTGAACCACAGCCAGCTAAACTTCCTTAAAAACGCAAATTCTGTTCAGCGCTTGTGATTTGGGCCAAACACTTACCCATGTCTCTTGGCTATCAGAATAAGGAACTTCTTCCTACATTTACAAGCAACATAATGAAGAGAAGCTAATTTCAAATCAAATATTTCCTCTCCCTTGCAGTTCCACCCTTAAAATGAGCAAGCAGGCTTGCTGTGCCATCAAATCATCATATATCAACAACCTCTTCCCCAATAATTTTTTCTGGAAAATTTTTAAGAGAAAATGTTTGGAAGTTGGAACAAGCAGCAAGCAAGTTTACTCTAATACTCTCCTTGAACCCATTCTTTCACAAATTTGCTAACTATGTGTTCGCTAGACATTTGTTCAATAAAAACTGGATGAAAAGAAACCAATGACAGATCCTGTGGTTGTAATTcaaacacatttcaggggataaAGCATGGCCAATCCTAGGACCATATGTCACATCAGTGGAAAAATAGAATTTCCTAGAATGAATGATAAAACAACTTGCAGTTAGGCTTAGGCCCTTTAAGTAAGCTGTGGAATGTAAGAAAATTCTAATCAAAATTCTCAATGCAGACTTTCTTTTTATTGTAAGGATGTTGACCGTAAATGTTAGCCTAGGTTTTTGTTGGAATTTTAAGTATCCTAACAAGCAAGGACGTTCTATCTAGCATAAATGAATGTCTTTCTCCTTCAATGCAAGAACAAATGTTGGCCATAAATCAGGGCCTCCGGTTTTGTTGAATTTTTTAGTATGCCAATAAATAGTTAATTAGTTATATGCTTGAACACCCTATAAAGATCATTTTGATCACAACTTTGTGAATTTAAAATCAATCTATTACATATTCTTACCGTGCCATAGTTTCAAACATCCCATCTTTAGATAAATGCTATTAAAAAAAATAC carries:
- the LOC110632074 gene encoding uncharacterized protein LOC110632074, whose protein sequence is MGNCQAIDAAALVIQHPCGKIERLYWPISASEVMRLNPGHYVSLIIPLPPVSGDQHKDNNPEKKTVQFTRVKLLRSTDTLALGHAYRLVTTQEVMKVLRAKRYAKMKRQQNESVEKPQTASEKKSSDCEAGNKPADTDKDKERDHQATKNERHRPMTPSITSTALRTKSWSPTLQSISEAAS